The Geoalkalibacter subterraneus genome contains the following window.
AAATGTATTTTGTGCATTCCGCTGAAGATGGATCAGGGGTTCGACTCGATCTGCGCCTGACGGATATTCGCGTCACCATCCAGCTGTGCCAGCAGGGGGGCTGCATGCTGCTTGAATTCAGCCATATTTTGTGAAGAGACGGACGGGGCGGCAGGAGCTTTGATGCGGGCCGGGTTGATCGGTGCGCCGTTTTTACGCATGCGAAAACAGAGATGGGGGCCGGTGGCCAGTCCGGTGCTGCCGACGTAGCCGATCACCTGCCCCTGGCTCAGTCGCTTGCCTTGGGTCATGCCGCGCGCGAATTTGCTCATGTGCAGATAAAGGGAGGTGTAGCCGTTGACGTGGCGGATTTCCATGAAATTGCCGTTGGCCCGAGTGTAGCCAATGCGGATGATGGTGCCGTCTCCCACCGTCTTGATGGGGGTCCCCGTCGGCGCGGCGTAGTCGATGGCGGGGTGAGATTTCCAGGTTTTGGTGATCGGGTGGTAGCGCCGCATCGTGTAGCCGGATGAGATGCGGGTGAAAGACAGGGGAGCCTTGAGAAAAGCCTTGCGCAGGCTGCGCCCTTCAGAGTCATAGTAGGCGGCGGAGCGCTCTCCGTCCTTGAACAGGATGGCGTCGAATGTTTTGCCCTGGTTGATGAACTGTGCCGCAAGGATGCGGCCGTAACCGCTGGGTTCTCCCTCCCGGTAGCGCTTCTCCACCAGCGCCTTGAAGCTGTCGCCCTGGCGGATGTCGAGGATGAAGTCGACATCCCAGGCGAAAATGTCCGCCAGCCTCATGGCAAGCTCGGGGGCTTCTCCGGAATCGGCGATTGCGGAGAACAGGTTGGATTCGATCCGCCCCTGAAC
Protein-coding sequences here:
- a CDS encoding peptidoglycan DD-metalloendopeptidase family protein encodes the protein MDFDFNPPQSSNRSKRRSRFRDRLPLLFMCLAAAFTAGFFLLQQDAGVTEAHFQPDPVEVQAADDADSPPAISSLENHRPEPEIAREVIKDFIAPGDTITALFKDHFSPQEIHRLSQQSQKVFPLTGICAGQPYQICLADGDFESFLYEIDREEQLLVKKGEEGFEIERIPIPYTVETEIVQGRIESNLFSAIADSGEAPELAMRLADIFAWDVDFILDIRQGDSFKALVEKRYREGEPSGYGRILAAQFINQGKTFDAILFKDGERSAAYYDSEGRSLRKAFLKAPLSFTRISSGYTMRRYHPITKTWKSHPAIDYAAPTGTPIKTVGDGTIIRIGYTRANGNFMEIRHVNGYTSLYLHMSKFARGMTQGKRLSQGQVIGYVGSTGLATGPHLCFRMRKNGAPINPARIKAPAAPSVSSQNMAEFKQHAAPLLAQLDGDANIRQAQIESNP